One stretch of Leadbetterella byssophila DSM 17132 DNA includes these proteins:
- a CDS encoding alanine racemase, translating to MKRFDTPSLLILRDKVEANIDKMIQLGGAKLMPHVKTHKMDVVTQLMIDKGIQRFKASTLAELEMVARCRASEVLLAHQIMGQKLIWFQKLKDQYPHTKMCLLVDCMEVAEEIQRELKEVDVYIDVNVGMNRTGIQPGEGLKELIAYVKKCSNMKLKGLHVYDGHITDVGLNEREQRVADCFEGLQEYMDPHWEMIAGGSPAFSVHRKSPDRTLSPGTSVFWDWGYGEKYTEQPYEYAALLLTRVISKPAPDLITVDLGHKGVGAENPLPLRVKFYEHPDLEWVSQSEEHGVLRTSMPGKYKIGDILQGVPYHVCPTVNLYDKAYVVNNGEYEGTWAIPARNRNISVC from the coding sequence ATGAAGCGTTTTGATACACCTTCCTTACTGATTTTAAGAGATAAGGTAGAGGCAAATATCGACAAGATGATTCAGCTTGGCGGAGCAAAACTCATGCCTCATGTCAAGACCCATAAGATGGATGTAGTTACCCAATTGATGATTGACAAGGGGATTCAAAGATTTAAAGCCTCCACCTTAGCGGAACTTGAAATGGTAGCTCGATGCAGGGCAAGCGAGGTGTTATTAGCGCATCAGATTATGGGGCAGAAATTAATTTGGTTCCAAAAACTTAAGGATCAGTATCCGCATACAAAAATGTGTCTCCTCGTGGACTGTATGGAGGTGGCTGAGGAAATCCAAAGGGAATTGAAGGAAGTAGATGTCTATATTGATGTTAACGTTGGAATGAACAGGACCGGGATACAGCCCGGTGAAGGATTAAAGGAGTTGATAGCATATGTGAAGAAATGCTCTAATATGAAATTAAAGGGCTTACATGTTTATGATGGTCATATCACAGATGTGGGTCTAAATGAGAGAGAACAGAGGGTAGCGGACTGTTTCGAAGGACTGCAAGAATATATGGATCCGCATTGGGAGATGATAGCAGGTGGTTCTCCGGCTTTTTCGGTGCACAGAAAGAGTCCCGATAGAACCCTGTCTCCGGGAACTTCAGTTTTTTGGGACTGGGGATATGGAGAGAAATATACGGAACAACCCTATGAGTACGCCGCGTTATTACTTACTAGGGTGATTTCTAAACCTGCGCCTGATCTGATTACAGTAGATCTGGGACATAAAGGGGTGGGAGCAGAAAACCCTTTGCCTCTTAGGGTTAAGTTTTATGAGCATCCGGATCTGGAATGGGTGAGTCAAAGTGAAGAACATGGGGTTTTGAGAACATCTATGCCAGGAAAATATAAAATTGGTGATATTCTACAAGGAGTGCCCTATCACGTTTGCCCTACGGTGAATTTATATGATAAAGCTTATGTTGTAAATAATGGGGAATATGAAGGAACCTGGGCTATCCCCGCCAGGAATAGAAATATTAGTGTATGTTAA
- a CDS encoding co-chaperone GroES: protein MLSVTEDNRLKKLLVVGDRVLIKPKNPSDKTTSGLYLPPTVAEKEEVQSGYVLKVGPGYPLPGLDDDEPWKSKAVKYMPLQAEEGDVAIYLQRHAVEIQYEGERYVILPQSAILLLERAEDLF from the coding sequence ATGTTAAGTGTTACAGAAGATAACCGTTTGAAAAAATTGTTAGTGGTAGGAGACAGGGTTCTAATCAAGCCTAAGAATCCAAGTGACAAGACTACATCTGGATTGTATTTACCACCTACCGTTGCAGAGAAAGAAGAGGTGCAGTCAGGTTACGTTCTAAAGGTTGGGCCTGGCTATCCTCTGCCAGGCTTAGATGACGATGAGCCTTGGAAATCCAAAGCAGTAAAATACATGCCTCTTCAAGCGGAAGAAGGAGATGTGGCTATCTACCTTCAAAGGCATGCCGTGGAAATTCAGTACGAAGGCGAACGTTATGTCATTCTACCTCAATCTGCCATCCTACTTTTAGAAAGGGCAGAGGATTTATTTTGA
- the ccsA gene encoding cytochrome c biogenesis protein CcsA, producing the protein MLRSYLGQIGHSLSIIAFLTSLLATYVYVMASKKDDVPFWKNLSSKLFFVHGVAVIGVVATLFTIIINKYFEYHYAWDNTSLSLPFGYAISTFWQDQEGSFLLWMFWDVIVGFALIFWFRNKGKVYQSYESPMMAVFSAVQAFLGSMIIGAVIVGDFKLGSTPFLLLKESMPHLSLWATNPDFVPKDGNGLNPLLQNYWMVIHPPTTFLGFAMTTVPFAFAIAALWKKDYEGWIKVAQPWTLSAAILLGVGIMMGAIWAYETLNFGGYWNWDPVENAVYVPWLVMVGALHTMMISHKSSSALKTTFILAITQFILILYSTFLTRSGVLGSASVHSFTDLGLSGQLLVYLFFFIIIAVVLLVWRWKELPRDEEEVSTYSSDFWIFIGVTVLVLAAFQLTVTTSIPVYNKIGEVFGLKLNMAMPTDPIEHFTVIQMWLFIAIVILTGIAQYYFWKNQGKLTWNKLVNPLVISLFLTAIIITLSGVNKWQYIVLLAAGMFCIVANLNILFYYKKMKIAGGAVSHIGVALMLIGIMYSSAYEKVISLNFEGNKLFQDEKDNSESTLLYIKRPTRIQDFHLTYGGEFIKIRKVPGYVEKRFVQQVMDSDYKGVLRADLMDGEKILAKKGDTVEYNAENTYYQVNFKKGEKEDFNLYPRYQINPKMGNVVSPDIKHYWNKDIYSHVNYVTTGEEKQWTPTEEYQVALKDTFFLNDHVAILDEVRPLTELEGLPLQDGDVAAEATLRILERDGEKILKPIFAIKNREVWSIPVVSNELGIRAQLLKIDPSTGMFTFGINRGEKEYIIIKAIEKPHMNVLWAGTFLVFLGLGISAYRRFKLIS; encoded by the coding sequence ATGCTTCGTTCATATTTGGGGCAAATAGGTCATTCTCTGTCCATTATCGCCTTTCTTACTTCCCTGTTAGCTACATATGTATATGTGATGGCGTCAAAAAAAGACGACGTGCCTTTCTGGAAGAACCTGTCTTCAAAGTTGTTTTTCGTCCATGGTGTAGCGGTGATAGGAGTGGTGGCAACTTTGTTCACCATAATAATAAATAAGTACTTTGAGTATCATTACGCCTGGGATAATACCTCACTAAGTTTGCCTTTTGGATATGCCATATCTACATTCTGGCAGGATCAGGAAGGGAGTTTTCTCTTATGGATGTTTTGGGACGTAATAGTAGGTTTTGCCTTGATATTTTGGTTTCGAAATAAAGGTAAAGTCTATCAGTCCTATGAAAGTCCCATGATGGCAGTCTTTTCAGCCGTTCAGGCCTTTTTGGGCAGTATGATCATCGGGGCTGTAATAGTGGGTGATTTTAAGTTGGGAAGTACACCTTTTCTTCTGCTAAAAGAATCCATGCCTCATTTGAGTCTTTGGGCTACTAATCCTGATTTTGTGCCAAAGGACGGTAATGGATTGAATCCTTTGTTGCAGAACTATTGGATGGTCATCCACCCGCCTACCACTTTCTTAGGATTTGCCATGACCACCGTTCCTTTTGCATTCGCTATTGCTGCACTTTGGAAAAAGGATTACGAAGGCTGGATTAAAGTGGCACAGCCTTGGACGCTATCTGCCGCAATCTTACTCGGTGTAGGGATCATGATGGGTGCCATTTGGGCTTATGAAACCCTAAATTTTGGAGGGTATTGGAACTGGGACCCAGTAGAGAACGCGGTGTATGTACCTTGGCTGGTGATGGTAGGAGCATTACATACCATGATGATTTCACATAAGAGTTCATCCGCCCTAAAGACCACCTTCATCTTAGCTATAACCCAGTTTATCTTAATTTTATACAGTACATTCCTAACAAGAAGTGGGGTATTAGGGTCTGCTTCTGTACATTCATTTACTGACCTGGGTTTGTCGGGCCAACTTTTGGTATATCTCTTCTTCTTCATCATCATCGCTGTGGTATTACTAGTATGGAGATGGAAGGAGCTACCAAGGGATGAAGAGGAGGTATCTACGTACTCTTCTGATTTCTGGATCTTCATAGGGGTAACTGTATTGGTTTTGGCAGCTTTCCAATTGACCGTAACGACCTCCATTCCTGTGTATAATAAGATAGGAGAAGTCTTTGGACTTAAATTAAATATGGCCATGCCAACAGATCCTATTGAACACTTCACTGTGATTCAAATGTGGCTGTTCATCGCCATAGTGATCTTAACCGGTATTGCACAATACTATTTTTGGAAGAATCAAGGGAAACTGACTTGGAATAAACTGGTGAACCCTTTAGTCATCAGCTTATTTTTGACGGCTATTATCATTACCTTAAGCGGGGTGAATAAATGGCAATATATCGTTTTACTTGCAGCCGGAATGTTTTGTATAGTAGCTAATTTGAACATCTTGTTCTACTACAAAAAAATGAAGATTGCCGGTGGAGCAGTATCTCATATTGGGGTAGCTTTAATGCTGATAGGTATAATGTACTCCTCCGCATATGAGAAAGTGATATCCTTAAATTTTGAAGGCAATAAGCTTTTCCAAGATGAGAAGGATAATTCAGAAAGTACCTTGCTTTACATCAAGAGACCTACACGTATACAGGATTTTCACCTGACCTATGGTGGAGAGTTTATTAAAATCAGGAAGGTTCCGGGTTATGTGGAGAAACGTTTTGTGCAGCAGGTGATGGATAGTGATTACAAAGGGGTACTTCGTGCTGACCTGATGGATGGAGAAAAGATTCTAGCTAAGAAAGGAGATACCGTAGAGTACAACGCAGAAAATACCTATTACCAGGTGAACTTTAAAAAAGGAGAGAAGGAAGACTTTAATCTTTATCCACGTTATCAGATCAATCCTAAAATGGGTAATGTGGTGTCTCCGGATATTAAACACTACTGGAACAAGGATATCTACTCTCATGTGAATTATGTTACTACAGGTGAAGAAAAACAGTGGACTCCTACGGAGGAATACCAGGTAGCGCTAAAAGATACATTCTTCTTAAATGATCACGTGGCCATTTTAGATGAAGTTCGACCTTTGACGGAATTGGAAGGTCTTCCTCTTCAAGACGGAGATGTGGCAGCAGAAGCTACCTTAAGAATCCTGGAAAGAGACGGAGAAAAGATATTGAAGCCTATTTTTGCCATCAAAAACAGGGAAGTTTGGAGCATTCCTGTGGTGTCAAATGAACTAGGTATTCGTGCTCAATTGCTGAAAATTGATCCTAGTACCGGTATGTTTACCTTTGGGATTAATAGAGGTGAGAAGGAATATATCATTATAAAAGCCATTGAGAAGCCCCACATGAATGTTCTTTGGGCAGGTACATTTTTAGTATTCTTAGGTTTGGGTATAAGTGCATATAGAAGATTCAAATTGATTTCATGA
- a CDS encoding DUF4230 domain-containing protein, which translates to MRKVLMYVILALALLFFWERLKKASFWNKEVTTTHHTVLKEITDLGKLELVKYAYRDVVEQKIVRDFLPDPKALLIIEGEAVGCIDLKKVKEDDLQFKGDTLIVHLPSPEICYHKIDHERSKVYHTEYAFMNEGLLLEEAYKRAEKQILESALRADILGKTKANAALVLKPLLENASGKKVVLKFPLAAELDPLK; encoded by the coding sequence ATGAGAAAGGTTTTGATGTATGTGATCTTAGCTTTGGCATTACTCTTTTTTTGGGAAAGGCTAAAGAAAGCTAGCTTCTGGAACAAAGAAGTCACTACTACGCATCATACCGTTTTGAAAGAAATCACAGATCTGGGGAAACTCGAATTAGTGAAATACGCATATAGGGATGTGGTGGAGCAAAAGATCGTTCGCGACTTTCTGCCAGACCCGAAAGCCTTATTGATTATAGAAGGAGAGGCGGTAGGTTGTATAGACCTGAAGAAAGTCAAAGAGGATGATCTTCAGTTTAAAGGAGATACCTTGATCGTACATCTTCCCTCTCCTGAAATCTGCTACCATAAAATAGATCATGAAAGGTCTAAGGTTTATCATACAGAATATGCCTTTATGAATGAAGGACTATTGCTCGAAGAGGCATATAAAAGGGCCGAAAAGCAGATTCTCGAATCTGCCCTTCGAGCAGATATATTAGGTAAGACAAAGGCTAATGCGGCATTAGTCCTTAAACCTTTACTTGAAAATGCTTCGGGCAAAAAGGTGGTCTTGAAATTTCCCTTAGCAGCTGAACTAGATCCATTAAAATAA